Proteins found in one Erythrobacter sp. KY5 genomic segment:
- a CDS encoding helix-turn-helix domain-containing protein — protein sequence MEKYTNSMAGDTKFEADDVSYELTSQSLIHVDYIAPPAAISDYVTTLYHFRCDEPKITDIQPASVGHLSLFPYGKGEMHFRAGHSDPNPEVAVMTPLSTANPIVVDGPFHAIGAALTPLGWAALTGLHAGDNRDRLRDAGDILGESATQVGEALIAEYRAGTKTGEECALAIGEFIGGSVKRVNSRHAELIRVVNNWLGSSLSPDLGDLLERAAYSERQVQRLTERYFGLSPQALARKYRALRAAALLSFPSLTPEFEAELGEAFFDQSHMIREINRFVGRTPARLKNPDNPYLSEMIAPKNLRELGS from the coding sequence ATGGAAAAATACACAAACTCCATGGCTGGAGACACAAAGTTTGAAGCCGACGATGTGAGCTATGAGCTCACATCTCAGTCGCTCATCCATGTCGATTACATCGCTCCGCCAGCGGCGATCAGCGATTATGTAACGACGCTTTATCATTTCCGCTGCGATGAGCCCAAGATCACCGATATCCAACCTGCTTCGGTTGGCCATCTGTCGCTCTTTCCATACGGCAAGGGCGAGATGCATTTTCGCGCGGGCCACAGCGACCCCAATCCCGAAGTCGCCGTGATGACGCCCCTGTCGACTGCCAATCCGATCGTGGTCGACGGCCCGTTCCATGCCATCGGTGCAGCTTTGACGCCATTGGGGTGGGCAGCGCTGACCGGGCTGCACGCCGGCGACAATCGCGACAGGCTTCGCGATGCAGGTGACATTCTGGGCGAAAGTGCAACTCAGGTCGGTGAAGCCCTTATCGCCGAGTACCGCGCCGGTACGAAAACGGGCGAGGAATGCGCGCTTGCCATCGGTGAATTTATCGGTGGCTCGGTCAAGCGGGTGAATTCGCGACATGCTGAACTCATCAGGGTCGTGAACAACTGGCTTGGATCGTCGCTTAGCCCCGATCTTGGCGATCTGCTCGAAAGGGCGGCCTATTCCGAACGCCAGGTTCAGCGCCTGACTGAGCGTTATTTCGGCCTATCGCCGCAAGCGCTCGCGCGGAAATATCGCGCATTGAGGGCGGCAGCCTTGCTCTCGTTCCCCAGTCTCACCCCGGAATTCGAAGCCGAGCTGGGCGAAGCCTTCTTCGACCAGTCACACATGATCCGAGAGATCAATCGCTTTGTCGGCCGCACCCCTGCCAGATTGAAGAACCCGGACAACCCCTACCTGTCCGAAATGATCGCGCCGAAAAACCTGCGCGAACTAGGGTCATAA
- a CDS encoding helix-turn-helix domain-containing protein encodes MLFKTKHPVEFELIAPPPDLREQVNIFYSLRSGAERIEDVMPAYSGQVYAIFDGSFELHFASGTQRAPAPVFLNAPLLQATRLSVLGPFRCVGASLTHRGWAELVGQPVDELHHRMMLPQDALGEAFADRLAQVAQTDPDEPAQATELLSQFFREAITPMKAGHATFIDETMAWLSKEFNPPVEDLFDRLAISRRQAQRLSNRFFGVPPRQLLKRVRAMRAATLLSQSDLPSTVRDEISLAYFDQSHLINDLRRYTGRTPTILEEGDLVVKTFNPAAHGPPGKFARDALEKE; translated from the coding sequence ATGCTCTTCAAGACCAAACATCCCGTCGAATTCGAGCTGATCGCCCCGCCTCCTGACCTTCGCGAACAGGTCAATATCTTTTACTCATTGCGCTCCGGCGCTGAACGCATCGAAGATGTCATGCCTGCCTATTCAGGGCAGGTCTACGCGATCTTCGATGGTTCTTTCGAACTTCATTTCGCGAGCGGCACGCAGCGCGCGCCCGCGCCGGTGTTTCTCAATGCGCCTTTGTTGCAGGCAACTCGCCTGTCGGTGCTGGGACCGTTCCGGTGCGTTGGCGCATCGCTCACCCATCGCGGGTGGGCTGAGCTGGTCGGTCAGCCTGTTGACGAGTTGCATCACCGCATGATGCTCCCTCAGGATGCCCTCGGAGAAGCGTTTGCCGATCGCCTTGCACAAGTTGCGCAGACAGACCCTGATGAACCCGCGCAGGCAACCGAGCTGCTGTCCCAGTTTTTTCGCGAAGCGATCACGCCGATGAAAGCCGGTCATGCGACCTTTATCGACGAGACGATGGCTTGGCTCTCGAAAGAGTTCAATCCACCGGTTGAGGACCTTTTCGACCGACTGGCGATCTCGCGGAGGCAGGCTCAGCGGCTGAGCAATCGGTTCTTCGGGGTCCCGCCACGGCAATTGCTCAAAAGGGTAAGGGCCATGCGGGCAGCGACCCTGCTATCGCAATCTGATCTGCCCAGTACGGTCCGCGACGAGATCTCGCTCGCTTACTTCGATCAATCGCATCTGATCAACGATCTGCGTCGCTACACCGGGAGAACGCCGACGATCCTGGAGGAGGGCGACCTGGTCGTTAAGACCTTCAACCCTGCCGCTCACGGACCGCCCGGAAAGTTCGCGCGTGATGCACTTGAGAAGGAATAA
- a CDS encoding helix-turn-helix domain-containing protein, which yields MNAHSGAEASNRHFHLKYFDPPKGLEQHVLALFHFRWEEPEIADRHPGALGQLFFTPYGSGEVRFGDRVQKIDGQPYMFSGFRTAAPFRMSGPWHAIGASLSPLGWAALSGADAQTHLDRFTPADELLGTEVVTFQDDLVARYRSGETSGPECCAELAGWIARRLKAVSRPHEVVITTVLAWLGTSLNPDIEALYEKLAYSRRQSERLVAKYFGFAPAALARKMRAVRAAHLLAQPDLSDEAEAEIASAFYDQPHMINEIRRYCGYTPSRLGGAAEPLFQTMLRMKNLNRLSPFVELGLEDHAA from the coding sequence ATGAATGCGCATTCGGGAGCCGAGGCAAGCAATCGGCACTTCCATCTCAAATATTTCGATCCGCCCAAAGGATTGGAGCAGCACGTGCTCGCCCTTTTCCACTTCAGATGGGAAGAGCCAGAGATAGCCGACCGCCACCCCGGCGCTTTGGGGCAACTGTTCTTCACGCCATACGGGTCAGGCGAGGTCCGCTTTGGCGACAGGGTGCAGAAAATTGACGGGCAGCCCTACATGTTCAGCGGTTTCAGGACTGCCGCGCCTTTCCGGATGTCGGGGCCATGGCATGCAATCGGGGCATCGCTGTCTCCGCTTGGCTGGGCTGCATTGTCGGGGGCGGACGCCCAGACCCACCTTGACCGGTTCACCCCGGCAGATGAATTGCTCGGCACCGAAGTCGTCACTTTTCAGGATGATCTGGTCGCGCGGTATCGTTCCGGCGAAACGAGTGGCCCAGAATGCTGCGCTGAACTGGCCGGCTGGATCGCAAGGCGATTGAAGGCGGTGTCCAGGCCCCATGAGGTCGTCATCACGACTGTCCTTGCCTGGCTGGGGACTTCGCTTAATCCGGACATCGAAGCACTTTACGAAAAGCTCGCTTACTCAAGGCGTCAATCCGAACGATTGGTCGCAAAATATTTCGGGTTTGCGCCTGCCGCTCTCGCTCGCAAAATGAGAGCAGTGCGCGCCGCACATCTGCTGGCCCAGCCGGACCTGTCTGACGAAGCCGAAGCGGAGATCGCGTCGGCATTTTACGATCAACCCCACATGATCAACGAGATCCGGCGCTATTGTGGCTATACGCCGTCGCGCCTAGGCGGTGCGGCGGAGCCTTTGTTCCAGACGATGCTCAGAATGAAGAACCTCAATCGCCTTAGCCCTTTCGTCGAACTGGGACTTGAAGATCACGCCGCTTGA
- a CDS encoding SUF system Fe-S cluster assembly regulator has product MRLSNLADYAVITMCQAATHCGDGRVSAAELAHETGLPVPTVQRLVSKLTSAGLLRSVRGAGGGLQLGRPAAAITVADIVEAVEGPIALTACVEHKDCDHEARCSMKPHWPIINAKLRSALAEVTLDHLRHAPAPTQSYEKHMA; this is encoded by the coding sequence ATGCGCCTCTCTAACCTAGCCGATTATGCCGTCATTACGATGTGCCAGGCCGCCACGCATTGTGGCGATGGACGGGTGAGTGCGGCTGAGCTGGCCCATGAAACCGGGCTTCCCGTTCCAACGGTCCAGCGCTTGGTTTCCAAGCTGACATCCGCTGGGTTGCTGCGTTCGGTTCGCGGTGCTGGCGGAGGTCTGCAGCTCGGCAGACCGGCAGCGGCCATTACGGTTGCCGATATTGTCGAGGCGGTGGAAGGCCCGATCGCCTTGACCGCCTGCGTTGAGCACAAGGACTGCGATCACGAAGCGCGCTGCTCAATGAAGCCGCATTGGCCGATCATCAACGCAAAACTCCGCAGCGCACTCGCCGAAGTTACGCTCGACCATCTGCGCCACGCTCCGGCGCCAACTCAATCCTACGAAAAGCACATGGCATGA
- the sufB gene encoding Fe-S cluster assembly protein SufB, whose translation MTEQIDTQEMDADAKAAAANAAEYEHGWSSDIETEYAEKGLSEDTVRFISGKKGEPQWMLDWRLKAFRLWQEMQEPDWAKVGYPAIDYQDAYYYAAPKKKVELESLDELDPEIKRVYDKLGIPIGEQEVLAGVKGAKKVAVDAVFDSVSVATTFREELKKAGVIFLSISEAIKEYPELVKKWLGRVVPQRDNYFACLNSAVFSDGTFVYVPEGVRCPMELSTYFRINAENTGQFERTLIIAEKGSYVSYLEGCTAPMRDENQLHAAVVELVAMEDAEIKYSTVQNWYPGNSEGVGGIYNFVTKRGLCQGDRSKISWTQVETGSAVTWKYPSCVLNGKDSVGEFYSVAVTNNFQQADTGTKMIHNGAGSRSTIISKGISAGKSNNTYRGLVRVGPKADGVRNFTQCDSLLLGDECGAHTVPYIEVKNPGAQIEHEATTSKISDEQLFYAMQRGLDEEEAVALIVNGFAKDVLKELPMEFAVEAQKLLAISLEGSVG comes from the coding sequence ATGACCGAACAGATCGACACACAAGAGATGGACGCAGACGCCAAGGCCGCTGCCGCCAATGCTGCCGAATACGAGCATGGCTGGTCCTCCGATATCGAGACCGAATATGCGGAAAAAGGCCTGTCCGAGGACACCGTTCGCTTTATCTCGGGAAAGAAGGGCGAGCCGCAATGGATGCTGGACTGGCGCCTCAAGGCTTTCCGTCTTTGGCAGGAAATGCAGGAGCCTGACTGGGCGAAGGTCGGCTATCCGGCGATCGACTATCAGGACGCCTATTATTACGCCGCGCCCAAGAAGAAGGTAGAACTCGAATCGCTCGACGAGCTCGATCCCGAGATCAAACGCGTCTATGACAAGCTCGGCATTCCCATCGGCGAGCAGGAAGTGCTTGCCGGTGTGAAGGGCGCGAAGAAGGTTGCCGTGGATGCCGTGTTCGACAGCGTGAGCGTTGCGACAACATTCCGCGAAGAGCTGAAGAAGGCGGGCGTTATCTTCCTGTCGATTTCCGAAGCGATCAAGGAATACCCGGAGCTCGTCAAAAAATGGCTTGGCCGCGTCGTGCCTCAGCGCGACAATTACTTCGCCTGCCTCAACAGCGCGGTCTTTTCCGACGGCACGTTCGTTTACGTGCCCGAGGGTGTGCGTTGCCCGATGGAGCTTTCGACCTATTTTCGCATCAACGCGGAAAACACCGGCCAGTTCGAACGCACGCTGATCATTGCCGAGAAGGGCAGCTATGTCAGCTATCTCGAAGGCTGCACAGCGCCGATGCGCGACGAGAACCAGCTGCACGCCGCCGTGGTCGAACTTGTCGCGATGGAAGATGCCGAGATTAAGTATTCGACTGTGCAGAACTGGTATCCGGGAAATTCGGAAGGCGTGGGCGGGATCTACAATTTCGTCACAAAGCGCGGCCTGTGCCAAGGTGACCGCTCCAAAATCAGCTGGACGCAGGTCGAAACCGGCAGCGCGGTGACGTGGAAATATCCCTCCTGCGTTCTCAACGGCAAAGACAGCGTGGGCGAATTTTACTCGGTCGCGGTCACGAACAATTTCCAGCAAGCCGACACGGGCACCAAGATGATCCACAACGGCGCAGGTTCGCGCTCGACTATCATCTCAAAGGGCATTTCGGCGGGCAAATCGAACAACACCTATCGCGGGTTAGTCCGCGTCGGCCCCAAGGCCGACGGCGTGCGCAACTTCACCCAGTGCGACAGCCTGCTGCTCGGAGACGAATGCGGCGCGCACACCGTGCCGTATATCGAGGTCAAGAACCCCGGCGCCCAGATCGAGCACGAGGCGACCACCTCGAAGATCAGCGACGAACAGCTGTTCTACGCGATGCAGCGCGGGCTGGACGAGGAAGAGGCCGTGGCGCTGATCGTCAATGGCTTTGCCAAGGACGTGCTGAAAGAGCTGCCGATGGAGTTTGCCGTCGAAGCGCAGAAGCTGCTGGCGATTTCGCTTGAGGGGAGTGTTGGATAA
- a CDS encoding endonuclease domain-containing protein → MTDRKTLGLKDTSDTEPTLNKKGRGWKISDKRLDELHDRAREMKRFASPANKALAERFAKADLGRYTFKRFAVVGSAIVDFNCHNLGMAIMIDEEGQDDTLAKRRDKSLESVGIRVMRIKAADILENMDGVLQRITAGMRIRIEDKREARREHRASSTPSRHQSRDSAEQ, encoded by the coding sequence GTGACTGACCGCAAAACCCTCGGCCTCAAGGACACATCGGACACCGAACCGACCCTCAACAAGAAGGGCCGGGGCTGGAAAATCTCGGACAAGCGGCTCGACGAGCTGCATGATCGTGCGCGCGAGATGAAGCGCTTTGCTTCGCCTGCGAACAAGGCGCTCGCCGAACGGTTCGCCAAGGCTGACCTTGGCCGCTACACCTTCAAGCGCTTTGCCGTGGTCGGCAGTGCGATCGTCGATTTCAACTGCCACAATCTCGGCATGGCGATCATGATCGATGAAGAGGGCCAGGACGACACGCTCGCCAAGCGCCGCGACAAGAGCCTTGAGTCGGTCGGCATCCGCGTGATGCGGATCAAGGCCGCAGATATCCTCGAGAACATGGATGGCGTGCTCCAGCGGATTACCGCCGGAATGCGCATCCGGATCGAAGACAAGCGCGAGGCGCGCCGAGAGCATCGCGCGTCCTCCACACCCAGCAGGCATCAATCACGGGACTCAGCCGAACAATGA
- the sufC gene encoding Fe-S cluster assembly ATPase SufC has product MLTINNLHAEVDGKAILKGLSLEIPAGEVHAIMGPNGAGKSTLAHVLGGKPGYDVTAGSVTFRGTDLFDLDPHERAATGLFLGFQYPVEIPGVSNVQFLREALNAQRKYRGEEPLSGGEFLKLAKEKAGLLKMDMEMLKRQVNVGFSGGEKKRAEMVQMGILDPAFAVLDETDSGLDIDALRVVGEGINSIMRAPEKGVLLITHYQRLLDVVKPDRVSVLADGRIVETGGPELALRLESEGYDAIMAEMSA; this is encoded by the coding sequence ATGCTGACAATCAATAATCTCCACGCCGAAGTAGACGGCAAGGCGATCCTCAAGGGGCTGAGCCTCGAGATCCCCGCAGGTGAAGTCCACGCCATCATGGGGCCCAACGGAGCGGGCAAGTCAACGCTCGCCCATGTGCTCGGCGGAAAGCCGGGCTACGATGTGACGGCCGGATCGGTGACGTTCCGCGGCACCGATCTGTTTGACCTCGACCCGCATGAGCGCGCCGCGACCGGCCTGTTCCTCGGCTTTCAGTACCCGGTGGAAATTCCCGGCGTCTCCAATGTGCAGTTTCTGCGCGAGGCGTTGAACGCACAGCGCAAATATCGCGGCGAAGAACCGCTCTCCGGCGGCGAGTTTCTGAAGCTCGCCAAGGAAAAGGCGGGCTTGCTGAAAATGGACATGGAAATGCTCAAGCGGCAGGTCAATGTCGGCTTCTCGGGCGGCGAAAAGAAGCGCGCCGAGATGGTCCAGATGGGCATTCTCGACCCCGCATTTGCCGTTCTCGACGAAACCGATAGCGGCCTCGACATCGATGCGCTGCGCGTGGTGGGTGAAGGGATCAATTCGATCATGCGCGCACCCGAAAAGGGCGTTCTGCTGATCACGCATTATCAGCGCCTGCTCGACGTTGTGAAGCCCGATCGCGTATCGGTGCTGGCCGATGGCCGCATCGTCGAAACCGGCGGTCCCGAGCTCGCGCTTCGCCTTGAGAGTGAGGGCTACGACGCCATCATGGCAGAGATGAGCGCATGA
- a CDS encoding SufD family Fe-S cluster assembly protein codes for MNETATLPTRRDEAWRYADADFLASAAPEAVNHWRTLDVPAGETRRECTVHGFGPEARGMVDRLRVRVGKGGRFEAFKVITGGRYARVELDVTLEEGAHFEFGGVTIGGGDKVQEFVTLTRHDHPNATSNQTVRAVQWGQSTGSFLGEIKVARHAQKTDAAQDFKGLLLEAGASANAVPQLEIFADDVKCAHGATVGQLDEAARYYMAARGLSPDAAKRLLVQAFIGDAFVSLEDEAVREHLLDDALEALEEAAL; via the coding sequence ATGAACGAGACCGCAACCCTCCCCACTCGCCGCGATGAAGCATGGCGCTACGCCGATGCGGACTTCCTTGCGAGCGCCGCGCCCGAGGCTGTCAATCATTGGCGCACGCTCGATGTGCCCGCCGGAGAGACCCGCCGCGAATGCACGGTGCACGGTTTTGGCCCGGAAGCACGGGGCATGGTCGACCGGCTGCGCGTAAGGGTCGGCAAGGGAGGCCGGTTCGAAGCGTTCAAGGTCATCACAGGCGGCAGGTATGCCCGCGTCGAACTGGACGTGACGCTTGAAGAAGGCGCGCATTTCGAGTTTGGCGGCGTCACGATCGGCGGCGGCGACAAGGTGCAGGAATTCGTGACGCTCACCCGCCATGATCATCCAAACGCGACCTCGAACCAGACCGTGCGCGCTGTGCAATGGGGCCAGAGCACGGGCAGCTTCCTTGGCGAAATCAAGGTTGCCCGCCACGCGCAGAAGACCGACGCCGCGCAGGATTTCAAGGGCCTGCTGCTCGAAGCGGGCGCGAGCGCGAATGCCGTGCCGCAGCTGGAGATTTTCGCTGACGACGTGAAGTGCGCGCATGGCGCGACTGTCGGCCAGCTGGATGAGGCTGCCCGCTACTACATGGCGGCACGCGGCCTCTCGCCCGACGCGGCAAAGCGTTTGCTCGTGCAGGCCTTCATCGGCGATGCCTTTGTCTCGCTCGAAGACGAGGCAGTGCGCGAACACCTGCTTGACGATGCGCTCGAAGCGCTGGAGGAGGCCGCGCTGTGA
- a CDS encoding cysteine desulfurase gives MNAPASLTRDLRADFPGLVTREGEPWHYLDTAATSQKPRSVIDAMARAMGEDYATVHRGVYSRSADMTLAYEAARRRIAELVGGSENEIVFTRGATEAINLAANSWGRANLKAGDRILLSQLEHHSNIVPWQMVAEATGAQIDVIPLTDDHRIDLDAAEAMISSEHKLVALAHVSNVLGSVLDAKRAADMAHGVGANILLDGCQAVPHMPVNVAALDCDFYVFSAHKLYGPTGIGALWARAELLEAMPPWEGGGSMIDRVTFEKTTYDAAPQRFEAGTPAITEAIAFAAAVDYVSEVGLEQMHEDEAKLVAKLRRELTAMNDVTVFGPDDSAGIVSFAIDGIHPHDLGTILDEANVAIRAGHHCAQPLMDYLGVPATARASFGLYSTQADVDALLEGIARTRRIFGKD, from the coding sequence GTGAACGCTCCTGCGTCCCTGACCCGCGATCTGCGCGCTGACTTTCCGGGCCTTGTGACCCGCGAAGGTGAGCCGTGGCACTATCTCGACACCGCAGCGACCTCGCAAAAACCGCGCAGCGTCATCGACGCCATGGCGCGCGCCATGGGCGAGGATTACGCGACCGTGCATCGCGGCGTCTATTCGCGCTCGGCCGATATGACGCTCGCTTATGAAGCCGCGCGTCGACGGATCGCTGAGTTGGTCGGCGGCTCGGAGAACGAGATCGTCTTCACCCGCGGCGCGACCGAGGCGATCAACCTCGCGGCGAACAGCTGGGGCAGGGCGAACCTCAAGGCAGGCGATCGCATCCTTCTTTCGCAGCTGGAGCATCACTCGAACATCGTGCCCTGGCAGATGGTGGCCGAGGCTACCGGCGCGCAGATCGACGTTATCCCCCTGACCGACGATCACCGGATCGACCTTGACGCGGCGGAGGCAATGATTTCGTCCGAGCACAAGCTCGTGGCGCTGGCGCATGTCTCGAATGTGCTTGGCAGCGTGCTCGACGCGAAGCGCGCGGCGGACATGGCGCACGGCGTTGGCGCGAATATCCTGCTCGATGGCTGTCAGGCGGTGCCGCATATGCCGGTCAACGTCGCGGCGCTCGATTGCGACTTCTATGTCTTCTCGGCCCACAAGCTGTACGGTCCCACTGGGATCGGAGCGCTCTGGGCGCGAGCCGAACTGCTCGAAGCCATGCCCCCATGGGAAGGTGGCGGGTCTATGATCGACCGCGTGACCTTCGAAAAGACCACTTATGACGCAGCGCCGCAGCGCTTCGAAGCGGGGACGCCTGCTATTACCGAAGCGATCGCATTCGCGGCAGCGGTCGACTATGTCAGCGAAGTCGGACTTGAGCAGATGCACGAGGACGAAGCCAAGTTGGTGGCTAAACTGCGCCGCGAACTCACCGCGATGAACGATGTGACGGTGTTCGGACCTGATGACAGTGCCGGAATCGTCAGCTTCGCCATCGATGGCATTCACCCGCATGACCTTGGCACGATCCTCGACGAGGCGAACGTCGCCATTCGCGCAGGCCACCATTGCGCGCAGCCATTGATGGACTATCTCGGCGTTCCCGCGACCGCGCGCGCCAGCTTCGGGCTTTATTCGACACAGGCCGATGTCGATGCGCTGCTCGAGGGGATCGCCCGCACGCGCCGGATTTTTGGAAAGGACTAG
- a CDS encoding SUF system Fe-S cluster assembly protein, whose translation MDKPQDEKDYVAAPAPNDTVIDKPPRARVEDAIDEDDAPAPKRERDYLEGFLHAKPAEGPVGGAGSDLQQAVIDALKEIYDPEIPVNIYDLGLIYGVEVDDESDATITMTLTTPHCPVAETMPGEVELRAASVPGIRDAEVELVWDPPWSPEKMSDEARLELGML comes from the coding sequence ATGGACAAGCCTCAGGACGAGAAAGACTACGTTGCCGCACCCGCGCCCAACGACACGGTGATCGACAAGCCTCCGCGTGCGCGCGTCGAGGATGCGATTGACGAGGACGATGCGCCCGCCCCCAAGCGCGAACGCGATTATCTCGAAGGCTTCCTTCACGCAAAGCCGGCAGAAGGCCCGGTCGGCGGCGCTGGCAGCGATTTGCAACAGGCCGTGATCGACGCGCTCAAGGAAATTTACGACCCGGAAATCCCGGTCAACATCTATGACCTTGGCCTCATTTACGGTGTCGAGGTCGATGACGAATCCGATGCAACGATCACGATGACGCTCACCACTCCGCATTGCCCAGTTGCCGAGACCATGCCGGGCGAGGTCGAACTGCGCGCTGCTTCGGTGCCGGGTATCCGCGATGCCGAGGTAGAGCTTGTCTGGGACCCGCCATGGTCGCCCGAGAAGATGAGCGACGAAGCGCGGCTTGAACTGGGGATGCTGTGA
- a CDS encoding iron-sulfur cluster assembly accessory protein, with protein sequence MADTKTRAKERQRPAAVILTKGAEARIAELMSKAPDDAIGVKLSTPRRGCSGLAYSVDYVAQEAKFDEKIETPGGTFYIDGASVLYLVGSTMDWVEDDFTAGFVFENPNAKGACGCGESFMV encoded by the coding sequence ATGGCTGATACCAAGACAAGAGCCAAAGAACGCCAGCGCCCCGCCGCGGTCATCCTGACCAAGGGTGCCGAGGCTCGCATCGCCGAACTCATGAGCAAGGCCCCCGACGACGCGATCGGCGTGAAGCTATCGACGCCGCGCCGGGGTTGCTCAGGGCTCGCCTATTCGGTCGACTATGTCGCGCAAGAGGCCAAGTTCGACGAGAAGATCGAAACCCCCGGCGGCACGTTCTACATCGACGGGGCGAGTGTGCTCTACCTTGTCGGCTCGACCATGGACTGGGTCGAGGATGACTTCACTGCCGGCTTCGTGTTCGAGAACCCCAATGCCAAGGGTGCCTGCGGATGCGGTGAGAGCTTCATGGTCTGA